Genomic segment of Corticium candelabrum chromosome 16, ooCorCand1.1, whole genome shotgun sequence:
AGGATGAAAaagatctgctgggagccattatagtgattagaccacacaggttcgagctcagcgacagtgtctctctgaagctttgagatcgctTGCAGCCTTGAAAGCGGACGAgaaagaggacaggctacccaATAGCCTGTCACCATCGCAAGTACAACTAGAAGTAGCAAGcgtaatcgatgcacatccgggtaagtaaacaaccatcacaggtgCAACTGCGGTCATTGTGAGAGGACGAATACGTACTCGTGTAaagtgcgtgtgctgtcaaaacgtatttgaggttgtctcaaataatgacgcgataataatgtcgaatagcgacaatagtggcacagtgtactggtgagttcatgcaaaactctagctattgctgtgagaaagagaacagaTGAGTTGAAGTTTGTATGctgaattcacgttgacacaatggttgactttactgtacagtatactgtaatgcatacgactgcattcactatACACATGACGatcaagcacctagatgcaagtCTAGATatagtcatcaagagtctgacctctcctagcaatttgcagtacttttagtcctGCACAAGAGTCTTCCTTAACCTCATTTTTCCCGCTTCTCAAATGCGGCTCTCCTGTTCTTCAcgaaggttccagagtgctacaaccttgaagtgtggaggcaggtggaaaatggtggcctcaatttcgctcttctacaacccagacaaagttcttgaatagacctggctgtacgtatctcgaagcaatcaggctaaaagtggctacaCAGACTTCTAAAGACGCGTCGTACTGTACTCAGTAGTAGTCGCACAgacgacacaaacgtctctgcaattgcCCTCCATATTTGCGATTCCCACTCATTTCTTAGCTTAagatcttcggaaatcgaaacaAGCTTGCATATGACTTgcgcgaattggtgcatcctgcagccacgcaacactGAACCATTCTTTTACCACACATTCCCTTTGTTGACAGTACATGCTTAGCGTGGAGTCTCCactctgtgacgtgtacactacaccatgcCCGTTACCGGAAATTGAAGAACCGGAAACAACTTTGCCCTGCTATATAACAGTAAAGGCTTAActtaaaatctaaaactattttcctgtcatgtatgcaactaaaACTATCAATATACAACataaagaatttttgatttttgcgttgcagttactcTTTAATGACAGAGCACCTGTGGCTTTCTCTAGATATAGAAATTCTAATCCTCAAAATCTCTGTGCTCTTAGCTTTCATGTATTCATTTACAGACGATAAGTATTCTCCTTTATGTTTGTTACAGACAGAATCTTCTGACTATCAGCCAACAAACTGAAGTGCTCTCTCCATAATTCTAATATTTCTGGGACTGTTGTCGCCTCACCTATCTTTCCACTATAGGAAGCTGGAGCATCACTATTTGGATATCTTCTTTTAACTTTGTCCCAAAATTTTGCTTGATAACCATTTTCAAACTCATCCACCATTTTCCTCTTATAAATCTTTGCCTCGACACCCTTCCACTTCTTCAAACACCATTTCAATTTATTTCTTGACTCACACATGTTTTTGTAACTCAGTCCATTCTGTGGTTTCCTTCACATTTCGATCTTTGATAATATCTCAATGCGTTTTCTTTACCCTGACAGATGCTACCACTCCAACCTGGTCAGTGAATTTCTTTATGTTTCTTCATAGGACTATCTTGCAAGACTTACCTGCTGTAGCAGAAACTGCAAAAACATATCATTATAGTACTTCTCAATGGCTGAATTTCAACATGCTCACAAGTACCCGGTTGCCAACATATTGCTGCTTTAGCAGGAACTCACTGATACATCAAGCAATCTTCCCACTAATTTCAGAATATCTAGTCAACTGTTCCTCATTAGCTTGATACTGTAGTGTGCTGATACCTTATATTGTAGTGCACAGTACTTAGTAAAGCATGCTAACACTGGGTTCTAAAAAAGTAGATTTCATTTCTTCATCGTGTTTTCGTGTGGACATCTTTGAAAGGATATGAAGGAAGAAAAAACATTGGCTTTGCCTTGTTCGTTGAAGGACCGGCATTTGAAAACTATCgatgactgacagacaaagagaagacAACCTATTCGGTAATTGAAGCCTCATTAAAACGGGAGTTCATGTCTGGAGGAGCCGACCAAATGCAACCGATGAGAAAATTATGGCAACGTAAATGAACAGGTGAGGAGCCAATCCGTTTGCTCATGATATAGCTAGATTGATTGACCTAGCTTATCTGGAATCCAACAATGTGGAGACACTTGCGCGAGACACATTTCTAGAGGGTTTGCTACCTAGCTTTCAACTATATGTAAAACTAGACCCATCTAGTACGACAAAATCACTAAGAGAACTTACAGatgcagtccaccacttacaGTTGGCTGGAATCAGGAAACAATCAGGCAGTCATCCATCACATTCACCAGTAAGTCACATTTCAGAATCAGAAATGCAGTCTTTTATAAAGTCGGCAAAATTCAGTCATTTCACAAGCCTAAAAATATCTTCCAATCAGTGAGCAGCCGTCAGAAACCACCTTGGCAATCAGGAAAATATAACATAAGTCACAATCGTAGACGAAACTCCAGAAGACGTTTCTCTGTTATATTTTGCGGAAGTCCTGAACACATTTGACCAACTTGTCCACTCATTTGAGATTGCCACAATTGTCTAAAAGTGGGACACCTCGTTAGGAAATGTACAGCTCCAAGCCCAGTGTCCAATCGTGTAGATCAGGCAAAGGAAAGACATGTTTCAAATCTTACAACCGCTAGACACGGACTCATTTTGGTAAGGGCTACAATTAATGATCGACACCACGTGTTCCTAGTCTATACAGAAGAGGATATTAGCCTGTTACTGTACAGTGCCTTGAaagccaaaaattaccggtaAGACATCGTATGGTCCGGAAACCACTAATGGTCAATGGATCTGCTCTCCGATGTGAAGGCATGACTGATGAGTTGACACTAACAATTGGTCTGTGTAAAGTCTCAAGGTCACTCGCTGTAGTCAGAGGAATTAAATACGGTATCTTGGAGACGAACATACTGGCACGTCTAAATGTTCAAATTAATGTTGCTACAAATTAAAAGTCTCTATTTGCATGGTCACAAGGTTTCCATATTCGAAAATGTTGGGTGACtatgtttggtttgtctgAATAAATTTGGTCAAGTCTACTCATCAGACAGAGTTGTAATTTCACCAGGAGAAGAACTGACAATATGGGGAAAAGTCCATTCAAACACTCCAACAACGTGGACGAGTGTAGTAGGGGTACTGTATGAATTAACTAAACGGTCTGGTTTACTAGGATGTGCAATGGTAGTGGAAGGGGGAAAAGAGAAGAATGTCCCTGTTTGCGTCTTGAATGTTACGAAAGACCCAGTAACAGTCTATAAAGCCGATCGTTAGCCGAGTTTACAGAAACTATGatgaacaaagacaaaacacGTGATGATGCAACAGAAACTGGTAAGATAACATATGGTCCTATCAGAGAAACGACACTAGGAGAGTCATTGTCCATGTAACAAAAAATTGCCTTGAAAAGTTACTACGGAAGTAGAGCAAAGTGTTCGCTTACCCAGGCAACGATGGACAGATGCAACCCACGTTGAGCACACCATTCTGCTAACCACGGACAATCAGATTGCATGTAGACCTCACCGCCTGCCAGCGAAATGGAGAAATGGAGTTAAAGAAGAAGTACAGGAACTGCAAAGACAAGGTGTAATACAATCATCTGAATAGGGCTATGCAGCACCTGTCTGCCCAATTAGAAAAAATGGTTCAATATGTCTCCGGGTAGATTATTGCGCCCTCAACTCCAAGCCAAAGGATACGACGATTCCAACAAGAAATCTAATAAAAGTTGTGGAATCGATGGCAGGAGCCCAATTTTCAGCCAGATTGATCTAGCGCATGGATACTACTAAGTGCCGATTGCTGAGAACGACAAAGAGAAGATGGTCTTTCGAGCCCATCGGGTTTCTACGAATTCAATCAAATGCCATTCAGATTGCACAGCTACATTTGTAGAATGATGTCTTTTGTCTTCGATCACATGACCCCCTACAACTAGTACTGTATATGGACAATCTTTGTGTTTTATCGGCTTCGTTCGATGATCATCTTATACGGTTAAAAGACATTTTCAAGACTCTGTTGAAATATGGCCTGCAAATTATAGCTAAGAAATGTCAATTTGCAATAACTGAAATTATCCTCTGTGGTCTACGAGTGAGAAAAGATGGACTAAGCCCAGAGTCAGAAAAACAGCTGCATTTCCAAAGATCCACAAACCTTCAAACATAAAAAAGGTTAAAATGTTTTGGGTATGATGGGCTGGTATCAAAAATTCATACCAAGGCTTGCATCCATCAATAACCCAATATATATCCTTTGGAGCCATTCGATGGTCACACGAATGTGACATCGCCTTCAACACTTTAAGAGATGTTGATTTCTAATACAGCTAAGCAAGAAGAAATATCCAAGAAAAAAGTAGTTCTTAGTGTTCTAACTAGAAATTTTCACCATCTGGCAAAGCTAATTAGTTATGATGTCACAAATAGACTGTGATGTCTGCCATTGCCAAAAAAACTTATGCCATTACACTTGAGGTATGCACCCCAGATTCCGTGATCAAATTCATTCAGTGTACTTTCCCACGTCCACACCTAGCAATGCCTTGACAGTCATGTGTGATCATACTGAATGCTGATTGTCTGCTACTATGCAATGAAGAGCAGATCATTGTTACGAAGAGCATCTATTGAAGGTCTAAGCTTTGCAATTAAAATTTATCAAGATATCCGGTTAACAGGTGCAAGCCTTGTCAATTTATAGCCAGGATCTTCAATCTGTAGTAATTACAAGGTTTCCAGTTCCTGTATGCTGCAGAAAGACGACTTAATTGATGGAAGAAAACGAAAGCTTAGAGCGGCAGACAAGAGCGTAAACGTAACACTTTTAGTGCGGTCTCCGTTACTAAACTAGATGCAAACGAAACCGCGTTCTTGAATAGACGTAAGCtactcatgcatgcagataGAATTTACTCTACAACaattgaacagacagacactcgaAATCTGCTGCAATTACTAAATAAGTTATTCTAATAGCTTTTTAATTATAATGTATATGACCACACTTGATTGCCTATAGCTAGAGACTGCACAATATCTTTACTTCAGTCTCTTAACTACAATTTGCTCTTGTAATAGTTGGCAAAAGTCACGCAGACAGAGTATTAGAACCACAGGACCATTTATGTTTCTCTATGAAGTCTAGTGCTTTGCACtagaacaaaaacaaattaaactAGAATTAAAAACACTTTCTATGAAAATGAgaagatgtagggattgcataaaaacaatagaaaacaaGTTTACATAGCAGTGGTGACGTCACCTAGTTTTCAAACGCACACTCCCTACATTATTGTCCATAGGGTTGGAAAGACTAGATGACGTCACCACTACTATGTAAAACTTGCTGCTATTGTTTTTATGCAATCCCTATATCTCTTCTCATTTTTCATAGAAAATTTTTAATTCTAGTATAATATAATCAGTCTTCGTGTACTGTCATTGGCGTGCGTTTCAGGTATTCCTCAACACCACAAAAGACTTCATGAAATGAAAGACGAAGCAGTGCTAAACTAGCAACAGTAAGATCAAACAATGCAAAAAAGACTGGACAGATTCTGAAGTCGATAGATGGTTATCTTCCATTCTGCAGCATGTGCAAAAGTCATTAATCCCATACAGAAAGCCAAGGCTGAACAAAGACTTTGCCAGGAAGTCTATACAAGTCCGTTTCACCATTTCCAATGTCAACAGAGCAGTTTAAAGCCTCAACGTACACTTTGTATAGTTTACATGGTACCTGCTTAACTGGCAAAATGCACATGAAACAAAAGTGATCCAATTGCAGCTGTACTGTTAACTAGAGTTCTTTTCTAGTCCTGTTTATCTCACAGGCTAATAAAAAATTGTGTCTACAAAAATGTAGAGATACCAAAGAAGTCAACTCTACCTAGATGAACATCTCAAGACAAGTTAGAAACAGGATGAGCCAAATGATTTTTCAAACACATCATTTCCAGTGTTATAATGCTAGCAAGAGTCTTAACAAACAGAATTCTCCTTTCTAACAAATTACACTAATGCATACTGCTTAATTAGTTACCATCATTTGTACTCAAACTATGCACAGTAATCTACACAGCCAGACATCAAACaagttcttgttcttgttctagCCATTGCTTTCCCTATCACTGTAAACTGACCATTATACACACCTTTATAGGATATACAACTGCTTCTTTTACAAGCCTCTTAGCTTCACCAAGACCAATGATATCGTTCCACCGAACATCTGGATTTTCAAGGTAAATATCCTAaagcaaacaataaataaaactaTTCACCAAACAGTAATTCTGACGTATCTTACCCTGCTTATCACAGCGGCAAGTTCCCTAGTCTCAACATCATCCCCAGCAAATGCTGCAATTGGCTTCATCAACCTTCCCTATCAAATGAGCTTGCTTTCATAACCAAAAACAGCAACAAGCAATCTTACATCTCCCAACGCCTTCTGTGTTTCACCTAATACAGCAGAATTCAACATCTCTCTCATATTTACAACCATCCCCTACACATTAAATatgtcaacaaacaaaactaacTATCCCAACATGATATAACTTTAGAAGACGCATTGATAGGAGTAGTGATTTGCCTTATTGAGGTTCCAGCCAAGTTCAGGGAGGAAAGATCAACTGGTTTATTATCAAAACAATCAGTTTCTTTCTGGATCATAACAGTCAGTTAGTATGTATTGCACGACCATGAGATTCTGTTACATGTCACTGACTCTTTTCTCCTGCACTTTTCCTGCACTGCTAGCTTTCTTCTTTACATGTCCTGATAAAGATGGGCCACTGCTTGTGGTGCTGCAGCTACTGCCCACACTGAGACGCCGATGAGCAACAGGTGGATTTGGTATTTTTGGTAGCAATGGATTACTGCCCTGCTTAGTGTCACTACATACAGATGTCACAAACCATTAATTGCAACCTGTTAGACATTGTACGTACATTGGTTCAACATTGGTTCAAACAGCATCGGTTCAATCAATTGCTTATTATTTGCCAATGTATATTCAGTGCAACTACTTTTAACAGTAAACACTACTtgaatttgatttgatttgtTTAAGTATCTCATAGTAAACCTGCCAAAGTGTGGACAACTTCTTTAAACCAATGACTTGCACATGTATAATATACGCATTCTGGATATTTCTCTGACTAAACCAAGCACTgaaccatttaattaaaagacagTATATCAAACAGTAATTACTAAATGCTTATCACACATAAAACATCCACCACAATACATACTTTCTTCTTGGTCTTGGTGGAAGACCACCCTTTGTTCCTCCATCTTCTGTAAATGTATAAAACAGCAGCATTTGTTAGCCAACAATGCAAGTTTATCATTTCTCCTCTAAGCCAACCTTCAGACATAACTTTCCTGGTAATCTTCGGATACTTGCTGAATTTTACATAATAAAATGCTTCATACTCCTTAATTAACAGCCACAGTATGACACAATGttatacactgtacatactgtaGAATTAGTAGCATCTTGTACAACATTTATATCTATGTGCTGCATGGCATTGCAAACAAAGATTGACTCTACATAGCTACCTTAGGCAACAAATCTCATAAAAACTTTGTTCAAGAAGCACAAAAACCTACATAATGTGAAAACTTGCGAGTACCCACTTAATGTAAAACAGTTGTAAGAACCAGTAGACATTTAGAGACTGCCATATAGACACACCTTAAGGTTTAACAGTATGTCCCTAATCTAGGAGAGGTTATGTgacacagtcagacagacctctcaactttcaCGATTTTACCAAGAAACTCACATTTTACAGGCATGTCTCACGatctcacgattgccagtcctttctcCCAACAAGCCTACGgtgagacactctgacagtctCTTTGTGTAGCCTCGTCTTTCAGGACATTgcggattctttgaactagactctcatatacggctctgcttaCTTGGATCTGGGTTATCCGGGCAGGGTAGCTAACTGCAGTAAAAGTAACACTTGGAAGTTCGAGGCAAAGCCTTAGCACCTGTAC
This window contains:
- the LOC134191805 gene encoding katanin p60 ATPase-containing subunit A-like 2, yielding MSEEDGGTKGGLPPRPRRNDTKQGSNPLLPKIPNPPVAHRRLSVGSSCSTTSSGPSLSGHVKKKASSAGKVQEKRKETDCFDNKPVDLSSLNLAGTSIRQITTPINASSKGMVVNMREMLNSAVLGETQKALGDGRLMKPIAAFAGDDVETRELAAVISRDIYLENPDVRWNDIIGLGEAKRLVKEAVVYPIKVCIMVSLQ